The genomic region GGCCGGCATGTTCCGGTTGACATGGCAGGAGTAGCGGGTCATCACCGGATCGATATGGAATCCTTTGAAGATCTCACGGATCTGTGGACGGTCGTTGAGGCTCAAAAGGAATTTGCCCTTCATGGTGGACAGCAGTTCGGCCAGGACTCCGAAATCCTCCTTTCCGAAAATTCCTTTGCCGTAATACCCCTCACAATCCCAATACGGGGGATCCAGATAGTAAAAGGTCTGCGGGCGGTCATAGCGTTGAATCACTTCTTTATACGGTAAATGCTCGATGGTGACCCTGGCGAGACGACGATGCGCCAGCTCAATCTCCCGCCGCACAGACAACGGATTGAGTCTGGCCGGCTGGATTGCTGATGTCCCAAAGGTGGCGCGACCCGACTGTCGCCCGCCGAACGACAATTTATGCACATAGTAGTAACGAACGGCACGCTGGAGGTCGGTCAATGTGCCCACCGGCGTATCAAGGAAACGATCGAACTCCTCTCGGCTCGACAGCACCCATTGTAGCGAT from Magnetococcales bacterium harbors:
- a CDS encoding DNA adenine methylase, whose protein sequence is MDKSETQIKSPLAGWMGGKYRLSRVIVPRIPDHQCYVEPFAGAAWILFRKRPSSCEVLNDINGDIINLYRIVRCHWEAFVESLQWVLSSREEFDRFLDTPVGTLTDLQRAVRYYYVHKLSFGGRQSGRATFGTSAIQPARLNPLSVRREIELAHRRLARVTIEHLPYKEVIQRYDRPQTFYYLDPPYWDCEGYYGKGIFGKEDFGVLAELLSTMKGKFLLSLNDRPQIREIFKGFHIDPVMTRYSCHVNRNMPAREVLIRNY